A window of the Salegentibacter mishustinae genome harbors these coding sequences:
- a CDS encoding capsule assembly Wzi family protein, producing the protein MKKLLFLSFFCLISISSQAQWDFSGSVNLNGYIHDGELQRLPFWMYHNQRGRISEETNISGWISAKTIKEFRNGNSLEIGAGILYQDGISDEIFLDEIYAAYNNDWLEAVIGRKQEEELYKGLSATNESILWSLNARPMPGISLATNRTIFFSSQSAFGFEAYWSDYLLGEDRFVSNARLHHKGFKLVYRPNPDFEVEAGIRHFAQWAGDSPESGQQPDGLADYIKVITGREGGENAVVGDQINVLGNHLGTYELEIRKRLSPEMQLNFIYNHMFEDGTGSRFANFPDGRYGVFLDFDDNRRLVNGILYEFYYTRNQSINSSAPHKSDQYLNNYVTYHSGFTYERRILGLPFFTYDEELDQVVNNKFSAHHLGISGNISNYFVSYPWKLLMSFSHNEGRYGRFYAPNRDVFSGLFDINLLQSFVQLNVQLGLELSNVAEPLYGFGINLRKEF; encoded by the coding sequence ATGAAAAAATTACTATTCTTAAGCTTTTTCTGCTTAATATCTATTAGCTCTCAAGCCCAATGGGATTTTTCGGGTTCGGTAAATCTTAATGGGTATATACACGATGGAGAATTGCAACGCCTTCCTTTTTGGATGTATCATAACCAGCGAGGGCGAATCTCAGAAGAAACTAATATTTCGGGATGGATTTCAGCAAAGACGATTAAAGAATTCAGAAATGGAAATTCTTTAGAGATCGGCGCCGGGATTCTATACCAGGATGGAATTAGCGATGAAATATTTCTGGATGAAATTTATGCTGCCTATAATAATGACTGGCTGGAAGCCGTAATTGGAAGAAAACAGGAAGAAGAACTTTATAAAGGTTTAAGCGCTACTAATGAAAGTATTTTATGGTCCTTAAATGCCAGGCCGATGCCCGGAATATCTTTGGCAACAAATCGAACCATCTTTTTCAGTTCACAGTCCGCCTTTGGTTTTGAGGCGTACTGGAGTGATTATCTATTGGGAGAAGATCGCTTTGTAAGTAATGCCCGCTTGCATCACAAAGGTTTTAAATTGGTGTATCGCCCTAACCCTGATTTTGAAGTGGAAGCAGGGATCCGTCATTTTGCACAATGGGCCGGAGACTCCCCGGAATCGGGTCAACAACCGGACGGACTAGCTGATTATATTAAAGTGATTACTGGAAGAGAAGGTGGAGAAAATGCAGTTGTAGGAGATCAGATTAATGTTCTAGGAAATCATTTAGGTACTTATGAATTGGAAATAAGAAAAAGACTTTCGCCCGAAATGCAACTTAACTTCATATACAACCATATGTTTGAAGATGGCACCGGCAGCCGATTTGCTAATTTCCCCGATGGCCGCTATGGAGTTTTCCTGGATTTTGATGATAACCGCCGTCTAGTCAATGGAATTCTATATGAGTTTTACTATACTCGAAACCAGAGTATCAATTCGAGTGCACCGCATAAAAGTGATCAATATTTAAATAATTATGTTACCTATCATTCTGGATTCACTTACGAACGCAGAATTTTAGGCCTACCATTTTTCACCTATGATGAAGAATTAGACCAGGTAGTAAATAATAAGTTTAGTGCACATCACTTAGGGATCTCCGGGAATATTTCTAATTACTTTGTGAGTTACCCGTGGAAGCTATTAATGAGTTTTTCTCATAACGAAGGTAGGTATGGTAGGTTTTATGCTCCCAATCGGGATGTTTTTTCAGGCTTGTTCGATATTAATTTGTTGCAATCTTTTGTCCAATTAAATGTGCAATTAGGACTGGAATTAAGCAATGTAGCCGAGCCGCTTTATGGATTCGGGATTAATCTAAGAAAGGAGTTCTAA
- the rpsO gene encoding 30S ribosomal protein S15 — MYLAKERKEEIFEKHGKSKTDTGSAEGQIALFTYRISHLSDHLKKNRKDYNSERSLVRLVGKRRSLLDYLMKKDIMRYRAIVKELGLRK; from the coding sequence ATGTATTTAGCCAAAGAAAGAAAAGAAGAAATTTTTGAGAAACACGGAAAAAGCAAAACCGACACTGGTTCTGCTGAAGGACAAATCGCTTTGTTCACTTACCGAATCTCTCACCTTTCTGACCACTTAAAAAAGAATCGTAAAGACTACAACTCAGAGCGTTCTTTGGTAAGACTGGTTGGTAAAAGAAGAAGCTTACTTGATTACTTAATGAAGAAAGATATTATGAGATATCGTGCGATCGTTAAAGAATTAGGATTAAGAAAATAA
- a CDS encoding YpdA family putative bacillithiol disulfide reductase produces the protein MQTPKNTYDVIIIGGGPIGIACALEAEKKNLSYLILEKGCLANSLYNYPTNMTFFSTSEKLELDDIPFISNNPKPRKAEALEYYRRIATSNKINIKLFEKVNRVESKDNLHTVTSTKNQYTAKNVVVATGFYDIPNYLNIPGEDLPKVAHYYGDPHYYATLKTVVVGASNSAVDAALEIYRKGGEVTMIVRKDEIGRRVKYWVRPDIDNRIKEGSIKAFFNANLKEIKEKEVIIETPEGEKVLENDFVLMLTGYRPNFEFLKNMGIDLSDDGRKIPQYNEETMETNVKGIYLAGVICGGVETHKWFIENSRVHAAMIMKDLARKETA, from the coding sequence TTGCAAACTCCTAAGAATACTTACGATGTTATAATTATTGGTGGCGGCCCTATTGGTATTGCCTGTGCCCTGGAAGCTGAAAAGAAAAACCTTTCTTATCTTATTCTGGAAAAGGGTTGCCTGGCAAATTCCTTGTATAATTATCCTACAAACATGACTTTCTTTTCAACCTCAGAAAAACTGGAGTTGGATGATATCCCGTTTATCAGCAATAACCCCAAGCCCAGAAAAGCTGAGGCTTTAGAATATTATCGTAGGATTGCTACATCTAATAAAATTAACATCAAGTTATTTGAAAAGGTCAACAGGGTTGAATCGAAAGATAACCTGCATACTGTAACAAGTACAAAAAACCAGTACACTGCAAAAAATGTAGTAGTGGCTACCGGTTTCTATGACATCCCGAATTACCTGAACATTCCCGGGGAAGATTTACCAAAAGTAGCTCATTATTATGGAGATCCTCATTATTATGCCACTCTAAAGACCGTTGTGGTTGGTGCGAGCAATTCGGCTGTAGATGCAGCGCTAGAAATATACCGAAAAGGTGGCGAGGTTACGATGATTGTTAGAAAAGATGAAATTGGTCGCCGGGTAAAATACTGGGTGCGGCCCGATATTGATAACCGAATTAAGGAAGGCAGCATCAAAGCTTTTTTCAATGCTAATTTAAAAGAAATTAAAGAGAAGGAAGTTATTATTGAAACCCCGGAAGGTGAAAAAGTACTTGAAAACGACTTCGTTCTAATGCTCACAGGCTATCGTCCAAATTTTGAGTTTCTAAAAAACATGGGGATTGATCTCTCTGATGACGGACGAAAAATTCCTCAATATAACGAGGAAACAATGGAAACAAATGTGAAAGGAATATACCTGGCTGGAGTTATTTGCGGTGGTGTAGAAACTCATAAATGGTTTATAGAAAACTCAAGGGTTCATGCTGCTATGATAATGAAAGATCTGGCTCGTAAAGAAACGGCTTAA
- a CDS encoding sigma-70 family RNA polymerase sigma factor, which translates to MRQLKITKQVTNRETASLDKYLQEIGKVDLITADEEVELAQRIKAGDDRALEKLTKANLRFVVSVAKQYQNQGLTLPDLINEGNLGLIKAAKRFDETRGFKFISYAVWWIRQSILQALAEQSRIVRLPLNKIGSINKINKTFAFLEQSHERPPSAEEIAKELDMTINDVKESMKNSGRHVSMDAPLVEGEDSNLYDVLRSGESPNPDKELLHESLRTEIERALETLTPREADVIRLYFGLGDQHPMTLEEIGETFDLTRERVRQIKEKAIRRLKHTSRSKILKTYLG; encoded by the coding sequence ATGAGACAACTTAAGATTACGAAGCAGGTAACAAACCGTGAGACTGCTTCGTTAGACAAGTATTTGCAAGAAATTGGTAAAGTTGATCTAATTACTGCCGATGAAGAGGTAGAATTAGCACAACGAATTAAAGCGGGTGATGACCGTGCTTTAGAAAAATTAACTAAAGCGAATTTACGTTTTGTGGTGTCGGTAGCAAAACAATATCAAAATCAGGGGTTAACCCTACCCGACCTTATTAACGAAGGAAATTTAGGATTGATTAAAGCTGCTAAACGTTTTGATGAAACGCGTGGTTTTAAATTTATCTCCTATGCAGTATGGTGGATTCGCCAGTCTATTCTTCAGGCGCTGGCCGAGCAGTCGCGTATTGTTCGTTTACCATTGAATAAAATTGGATCTATTAACAAGATCAACAAAACTTTTGCTTTCTTAGAACAATCTCACGAGCGCCCACCAAGTGCTGAAGAAATTGCGAAAGAGCTGGACATGACGATTAATGACGTTAAGGAATCTATGAAGAATTCTGGCCGTCATGTCTCTATGGATGCTCCTTTGGTAGAAGGTGAAGATTCTAACCTTTACGATGTATTACGTTCCGGGGAATCTCCAAATCCTGATAAAGAACTTTTACACGAATCTCTAAGAACTGAAATTGAGCGTGCATTAGAAACTTTAACTCCGCGTGAAGCAGATGTTATTCGTTTATACTTTGGTCTTGGAGACCAGCACCCTATGACGCTTGAAGAAATTGGAGAAACTTTTGATCTAACAAGAGAAAGAGTTAGACAGATTAAAGAAAAAGCGATTAGAAGGTTAAAACACACTTCTAGAAGCAAGATCCTGAAAACTTATTTAGGATAA
- the fbaA gene encoding class II fructose-bisphosphate aldolase has protein sequence MSHNIKPGVATGKEVQEIFNYAKEKGFALPAVNVISSSSMNAVMETAAELNSPVIIQFSNGGAQFNAGKGLSNDNEKAAIAGAVAGAKHINELAEAYGAVVILHTDHCAKKLLPWIDGLLDASEKHFEQFGKPLYSSHMIDLSEEPLEENIATCKKYLERMSKMGMTLEIELGVTGGEEDGVDNTDVDSSKLYTQPEEVAYAYEELSKVSDQFTIAAAFGNVHGVYRPGNVKLTPIILKNSQEHITKKYGVEENHIDFVFHGGSGSTVEEIREGISYGVIKMNIDTDLQYAYLEGIRDYMGEKKDYLATQIGNPEGSDVPNKKYYDPRKWLREGELTFKARLKKAFEDLNNVNTL, from the coding sequence ATGAGTCACAACATTAAACCAGGCGTAGCCACAGGAAAAGAAGTACAGGAAATATTTAATTATGCCAAGGAAAAAGGCTTTGCCCTTCCTGCAGTAAACGTAATTAGTTCAAGCAGTATGAATGCGGTAATGGAAACCGCTGCCGAACTAAATTCACCGGTAATTATTCAATTCTCTAATGGAGGTGCCCAGTTTAACGCCGGGAAAGGACTTTCTAACGATAACGAAAAAGCTGCTATTGCGGGTGCGGTAGCGGGAGCAAAACATATAAATGAGCTTGCTGAAGCTTATGGTGCAGTAGTTATTTTACATACAGACCACTGTGCGAAAAAACTACTTCCCTGGATAGATGGTTTATTGGATGCCAGTGAAAAACATTTCGAGCAATTCGGAAAACCATTGTATAGCTCGCATATGATAGATCTTTCTGAAGAACCTCTTGAGGAAAATATTGCAACCTGCAAGAAATATCTTGAAAGAATGAGCAAAATGGGGATGACCCTGGAAATTGAACTTGGAGTAACTGGTGGTGAAGAAGACGGTGTAGATAATACTGATGTTGATTCCTCTAAATTATATACCCAACCAGAAGAAGTAGCTTATGCTTATGAAGAATTAAGCAAAGTAAGCGATCAGTTCACAATTGCTGCAGCTTTTGGAAACGTTCACGGAGTTTACAGACCCGGAAACGTAAAACTCACTCCGATAATCCTTAAAAACTCTCAGGAACACATTACTAAAAAATATGGTGTAGAAGAAAATCATATTGACTTTGTATTCCACGGAGGTAGTGGTTCTACTGTTGAAGAAATTCGCGAAGGAATTAGCTACGGAGTAATTAAAATGAATATCGATACCGACCTTCAATATGCTTACCTTGAAGGTATTCGTGATTATATGGGAGAAAAGAAAGATTATCTTGCTACCCAAATAGGTAATCCTGAAGGAAGCGATGTACCTAACAAGAAATATTACGATCCAAGAAAATGGCTACGCGAAGGAGAGCTTACTTTTAAAGCCCGACTTAAAAAGGCATTCGAAGACCTTAATAACGTAAATACTTTATAA
- the rpe gene encoding ribulose-phosphate 3-epimerase, producing MSTKLIAPSILAADFGNLQRDVEMVNQSEADWFHIDIMDGVFVPNISYGMPVLQAITKHAEKTIDVHLMIVDPDRYIKEFANLGADNLTVHYEACTHLHRTLQAIKAEGMQAGVAINPHTSVDLLKDVINDIDIVCIMSVNPGFGGQSFIENTYQKVQRLKELIVTHNASTLIEIDGGVTNENATQLIKAGADVLVAGSYVFKAKDQKETIKDLKKLANS from the coding sequence ATGAGTACAAAACTTATTGCCCCATCTATTCTTGCTGCAGATTTTGGAAATCTTCAGCGTGATGTTGAAATGGTAAACCAAAGTGAGGCCGACTGGTTTCATATTGATATTATGGACGGTGTTTTTGTTCCGAATATTTCTTACGGAATGCCCGTACTTCAGGCTATTACCAAACATGCCGAAAAAACTATTGATGTTCACCTTATGATCGTAGATCCAGATAGGTACATTAAAGAATTCGCCAACTTGGGAGCCGATAATCTTACCGTGCATTATGAAGCCTGCACACACTTGCATAGGACGCTACAAGCGATTAAAGCCGAAGGAATGCAGGCCGGGGTTGCGATAAATCCGCATACCAGTGTAGATTTATTGAAAGATGTGATCAATGATATCGACATAGTTTGTATAATGAGTGTTAATCCGGGTTTCGGCGGACAAAGTTTTATTGAGAACACCTACCAAAAAGTTCAGCGTTTAAAAGAGCTTATTGTAACTCATAACGCTTCAACTTTAATTGAAATTGATGGCGGAGTAACTAACGAAAATGCTACCCAGCTTATAAAAGCGGGAGCAGATGTTCTTGTAGCCGGTAGTTATGTTTTTAAAGCTAAAGACCAGAAGGAAACCATAAAAGACCTAAAAAAACTTGCAAACTCCTAA
- a CDS encoding LLM class flavin-dependent oxidoreductase gives MASKLSDIPYSILELATVAKNSSVKETFDRSLDLAQKAEEMGYSRLWLAEHHNMVSIASSATSVLIGHIAEGTKKIKVGSGGIMLPNHSPLIVAEQFGTLGTLYPNRIDLGLGRAPGTDQVTAQAIRSDRMKSVFKFPEEVKEIQKYFSVENAQEKVRAAVAEGVDVPIYILGSSTDSAHLAAEQGLPYVFASHFAPAQLHQALSIYHNNFKPSKFLEEPYTIAGVNIIAADTTAQAEKISTSLIKMMLGVMSGNIDYMQPPEDFTNEHREILAHPGFQRMLKYAFIGDPGTIKEKTEAFLQETGVNEIMAVSHIYDHQERLKSFEIFSEIMKGNI, from the coding sequence ATGGCTTCAAAATTAAGTGATATCCCCTACTCTATTCTTGAATTGGCTACGGTAGCCAAAAATTCCAGTGTCAAAGAAACTTTTGATCGAAGCCTTGATTTGGCTCAAAAAGCGGAGGAAATGGGGTATAGTCGATTATGGCTGGCCGAACATCATAATATGGTAAGTATTGCCAGTTCTGCAACCTCGGTATTGATAGGCCATATTGCTGAAGGTACGAAGAAAATTAAAGTAGGATCGGGTGGAATTATGCTTCCAAATCATTCTCCTCTAATCGTTGCTGAACAGTTTGGAACTTTAGGAACACTTTATCCTAACAGAATAGATCTGGGATTAGGAAGAGCCCCTGGGACCGATCAGGTTACTGCACAGGCAATTCGGTCAGACCGGATGAAGTCGGTTTTTAAATTTCCCGAGGAAGTAAAAGAAATTCAGAAATATTTTTCAGTAGAAAATGCTCAGGAAAAAGTAAGAGCCGCCGTTGCTGAAGGAGTTGATGTGCCCATCTATATACTGGGATCAAGCACCGATAGTGCCCATCTTGCTGCCGAACAGGGATTACCTTATGTTTTCGCCAGTCATTTTGCCCCGGCACAATTGCACCAGGCATTGAGCATCTATCATAATAATTTTAAACCTTCCAAATTTTTAGAAGAGCCCTACACTATTGCCGGTGTAAATATAATCGCCGCAGATACTACTGCTCAAGCTGAAAAAATATCGACTTCGCTTATAAAAATGATGCTTGGCGTTATGAGTGGAAATATAGATTATATGCAGCCCCCGGAAGATTTCACGAATGAACATAGGGAAATTCTTGCTCACCCAGGTTTTCAACGAATGCTTAAATATGCATTTATTGGCGATCCCGGAACTATAAAAGAAAAAACCGAAGCATTTCTACAGGAAACCGGTGTAAATGAAATTATGGCCGTTTCTCATATTTATGACCATCAAGAAAGGTTAAAGTCTTTTGAAATATTTTCGGAAATTATGAAGGGTAATATTTAA
- the accD gene encoding acetyl-CoA carboxylase, carboxyltransferase subunit beta, producing the protein MAWFKRTQKGIQTPTEHKKDVPKGLWYKSPTGKIVDAEQLESNFYVSPEDGYHVRIGSKEYFKILFDDNKFKELDKDVTSKDPLSFKDTKKYTDRLKAAQEKTDLNDAVRTAVGKSKGKDLVIACMDFSFIGGSMGSVVGEKIARAAEYALNNQIPFMIISKSGGARMQEAALSLMQLAKTSVRLAQLAEARLPYISLATDPTTGGTTASFAMLGDINISEPGALIGFAGPRVVKDTTGKDLPKDFQTSEFLKEHGFLDFITKRSELKNKVNLYLDLIQNQPVRA; encoded by the coding sequence ATGGCTTGGTTTAAAAGAACACAAAAAGGAATTCAAACACCAACAGAACATAAAAAAGATGTTCCTAAAGGTCTTTGGTATAAATCACCAACTGGTAAGATTGTAGATGCCGAACAGTTGGAAAGCAATTTTTATGTAAGTCCGGAAGATGGTTACCACGTAAGAATTGGCAGTAAAGAATATTTTAAGATCCTTTTTGATGATAATAAATTCAAAGAATTGGATAAAGATGTAACTTCTAAAGATCCTTTAAGTTTCAAGGATACTAAGAAATACACCGATCGTCTAAAGGCCGCCCAGGAAAAAACCGATCTTAATGATGCGGTTCGTACCGCTGTTGGAAAATCTAAAGGAAAAGATCTCGTAATTGCCTGTATGGATTTTAGTTTTATTGGCGGTTCTATGGGATCTGTAGTAGGTGAAAAAATTGCCCGCGCTGCAGAATACGCCCTAAACAATCAAATTCCTTTCATGATAATTTCCAAATCTGGAGGGGCAAGAATGCAAGAAGCAGCTTTATCACTAATGCAATTGGCAAAAACTTCGGTTAGATTGGCACAACTTGCAGAAGCTCGCCTACCTTACATTTCTTTAGCCACAGATCCAACTACCGGGGGTACCACAGCCTCTTTCGCAATGTTAGGAGATATTAATATTTCTGAACCAGGCGCTTTAATAGGATTTGCAGGACCTCGTGTAGTAAAAGACACCACCGGAAAAGATCTTCCAAAAGATTTTCAAACTTCAGAATTCCTTAAGGAACATGGCTTTTTAGATTTCATAACAAAAAGGTCCGAACTTAAGAATAAAGTAAACCTGTATTTGGATCTTATTCAAAATCAACCGGTAAGAGCTTAA
- a CDS encoding polyribonucleotide nucleotidyltransferase codes for MIPQTFKEVIDLGDGREISIETGKLAKQAHGSVVVQMGNAMLLCTVVSSYKESTMDFFPLTVDYREKFAAAGRYPGGFFKREARPSDGEVLTMRIVDRVLRPLFPSDYRTETQVMIQLMSHDEEVMPDALAGLAASAAIQLSDIPFETAISEARVARIDGEFVINPSRSQLQDSDIDMIIGASSDSVMMVEGEMKEISEEEMAEAIQFAHEHIKKQIDAQLRLAEAFGKKPVREYATAEEKEDIEKKVRDAAYDKIYEIAKGGHGKKERSEAFSAVKDEVLALFSEEELEENEKLIKKYYSKTEKEAVRELTLAEGIRLDGRKTDEIRPIWCETDYLPSVHGSAIFTRGETQALATVTLGTSREANTIDMPTHQGEETFYLHYNFPPFCTGEAYPIRGTSRREIGHGNLAQRALKGMIPENNPYTVRIVSEVLESNGSSSMATVCAGTMAMMDAGVKMKKPVSGIAMGLISDGERHAVLSDILGDEDHLGDMDFKVTGTADGITACQMDIKVKGLPYEILVKALKQARAGRLHILEKLTDTIAEPNENVKAHAPKIITRRIPNEFIGALIGPGGKVIQELQKTTGCEIVINEDPVTEEGIVEILGTKQEGIDKVLAKIDSITFKPEKGSVYEVKVIKVLDFGAVVEYVDAPGNEVLLHISELAWERTDNVTDILNIGDVIDVKYFGVDPKTRKEKVSRKALLEKPEGYQARPPRDNDRNDRGRDNRGSRDNRGRDDRRGRDNKDRRNND; via the coding sequence ATGATTCCACAAACATTTAAAGAGGTTATCGATTTAGGAGATGGAAGAGAAATCTCTATCGAAACCGGAAAATTAGCAAAGCAGGCCCACGGGTCGGTTGTTGTTCAAATGGGCAATGCTATGTTGCTTTGTACTGTAGTATCTTCTTATAAAGAAAGTACTATGGATTTCTTTCCACTAACTGTAGATTACAGGGAAAAATTTGCTGCCGCAGGTCGTTACCCGGGCGGTTTCTTTAAAAGAGAAGCAAGACCAAGTGACGGCGAAGTTTTAACAATGAGAATTGTAGACCGCGTATTGCGTCCACTTTTCCCATCAGATTATAGAACAGAGACTCAGGTGATGATCCAATTGATGTCTCACGACGAAGAAGTTATGCCAGATGCTTTGGCAGGACTTGCTGCTTCGGCCGCTATCCAACTTTCAGACATTCCTTTTGAAACTGCTATTTCTGAAGCTCGTGTAGCCAGAATAGATGGTGAATTTGTGATAAACCCAAGCCGTAGCCAATTACAGGATTCTGACATCGATATGATTATTGGTGCATCTTCAGATTCTGTAATGATGGTTGAAGGTGAGATGAAAGAAATTTCAGAAGAAGAAATGGCCGAGGCTATTCAATTCGCTCACGAACACATCAAAAAACAAATAGATGCTCAATTGCGTTTAGCTGAAGCGTTTGGTAAAAAACCGGTTAGGGAATATGCCACTGCTGAAGAAAAAGAAGATATAGAGAAAAAAGTTCGCGATGCGGCTTACGATAAAATTTACGAGATTGCTAAAGGTGGTCACGGTAAAAAAGAACGTAGCGAAGCTTTTTCTGCAGTAAAAGACGAAGTTTTAGCTTTATTTTCTGAAGAAGAATTGGAAGAAAATGAAAAGCTGATCAAAAAATATTATAGCAAAACTGAAAAAGAAGCGGTAAGAGAACTTACTCTTGCTGAAGGTATTCGTCTTGATGGTAGAAAAACCGACGAAATTAGACCTATCTGGTGTGAAACCGATTATTTACCATCGGTACACGGTTCGGCTATTTTCACTCGTGGGGAAACTCAGGCTTTGGCAACTGTTACTTTGGGTACTTCCAGAGAAGCAAACACCATAGATATGCCAACTCACCAAGGTGAGGAAACTTTCTATTTACATTATAATTTCCCTCCATTTTGTACCGGAGAAGCTTACCCAATTAGAGGTACTTCAAGACGTGAAATAGGACACGGAAACCTTGCACAACGTGCATTAAAAGGAATGATTCCTGAAAACAATCCTTATACAGTAAGAATCGTTTCTGAAGTATTAGAATCTAACGGCTCGTCCTCTATGGCAACGGTTTGTGCCGGAACTATGGCAATGATGGACGCCGGGGTTAAAATGAAAAAACCGGTTTCTGGTATCGCTATGGGATTAATTTCTGATGGTGAGCGCCACGCTGTACTTTCAGACATTCTTGGAGATGAAGATCACCTTGGAGATATGGACTTTAAAGTAACCGGAACGGCTGACGGGATTACCGCTTGCCAAATGGATATTAAAGTAAAAGGACTTCCTTACGAAATCTTAGTAAAAGCGCTAAAACAAGCTCGCGCAGGAAGACTTCATATTCTAGAAAAACTGACTGATACTATTGCTGAGCCAAACGAAAATGTAAAAGCTCACGCTCCAAAAATCATCACCAGAAGAATTCCTAACGAATTTATTGGTGCATTGATTGGGCCTGGAGGAAAAGTGATTCAGGAACTTCAAAAAACTACAGGATGTGAAATCGTTATTAACGAAGACCCTGTAACTGAAGAAGGTATTGTTGAAATTCTTGGAACAAAACAAGAAGGTATAGATAAAGTTCTTGCAAAAATAGATTCTATCACTTTCAAACCTGAAAAAGGAAGTGTTTACGAAGTAAAAGTTATTAAAGTTCTTGACTTTGGTGCCGTAGTAGAATATGTTGATGCTCCTGGCAACGAGGTTTTACTTCACATCTCTGAACTGGCTTGGGAACGCACAGATAACGTAACCGATATTCTTAATATTGGAGATGTAATAGATGTAAAATACTTTGGTGTAGACCCTAAAACCCGTAAGGAAAAAGTTTCAAGAAAAGCATTGCTTGAAAAACCTGAAGGTTACCAGGCAAGACCACCAAGAGACAACGATCGTAACGATAGAGGTCGTGACAACCGTGGTTCTCGAGACAATCGTGGTCGTGATGATCGCAGAGGCAGAGATAATAAAGATCGTAGAAATAACGATTAA
- a CDS encoding BLUF domain-containing protein — translation MRYAISYVSTVNPALSESEIQEALDFSKNWNNDNQVTGVLLYSQGNFFQVLEGEEQLLKDLFKRIKADQRHHNIITIFQKQIPDIQFDGYEADFISLDDRFQQKNINTYTNQVSLLNPAIQSSVRYILNKFTEGIK, via the coding sequence ATGCGCTACGCCATAAGTTATGTAAGTACCGTAAACCCGGCACTTTCAGAAAGTGAAATCCAGGAAGCTCTGGACTTTAGTAAAAACTGGAATAACGATAATCAAGTTACCGGAGTACTATTATATTCCCAGGGTAATTTTTTCCAGGTTTTGGAAGGCGAAGAACAATTACTAAAAGATCTTTTTAAACGAATTAAGGCCGACCAAAGGCATCATAATATTATTACTATATTCCAGAAACAGATTCCTGATATCCAGTTTGATGGATACGAAGCCGATTTTATTTCGCTAGACGATCGTTTTCAGCAAAAAAATATAAACACCTATACCAACCAGGTGAGCCTGCTTAATCCTGCTATTCAAAGCTCTGTAAGGTATATCTTAAATAAATTTACAGAAGGCATAAAATAA